In Pseudoalteromonas sp. MM1, a single window of DNA contains:
- a CDS encoding mechanosensitive ion channel family protein: MDSILTWLNENSGLILHYGIQAVIALVIFLLGSRIAKFCAGLTEKAFDKKKVDKAVGSFVSSIVYAIVFAATILMALSQIGIETTSFIAILGAAGLAVGLALQGSLSNFASGVLIILLRPFKSGEFVEAGGKMGTVKKIEIFSTELRTPDNKVIIVPNSQIMSGAITNFSRESTRRIDLVIGVGYDADLRKTKEVLQSVLDAETRLLKDPAYTVAVSELADSSVNFIVRPWVNSGDYWPTYWALLENIKIALDDADITIPFPQMDVHLHKQD, encoded by the coding sequence ATGGATTCAATACTTACTTGGCTTAATGAAAACTCAGGCCTAATTTTACACTACGGTATTCAAGCTGTTATTGCGCTTGTAATCTTTTTACTTGGTAGTCGCATTGCAAAGTTTTGTGCTGGCTTAACAGAAAAAGCGTTCGATAAAAAGAAAGTGGATAAAGCGGTAGGCTCATTTGTATCAAGTATAGTTTACGCTATTGTATTTGCTGCCACTATATTAATGGCGCTTTCACAAATAGGCATTGAAACCACATCATTCATTGCTATTTTAGGTGCGGCTGGCTTAGCGGTTGGTTTAGCGCTGCAAGGTTCGTTGTCTAACTTTGCATCAGGTGTACTTATTATATTGCTTCGTCCATTTAAATCAGGTGAGTTTGTTGAAGCTGGTGGTAAAATGGGCACAGTTAAAAAAATCGAAATATTCTCTACAGAACTTCGCACTCCAGATAACAAAGTAATTATCGTACCAAACTCACAAATTATGTCGGGTGCTATTACTAACTTCTCGCGTGAGTCTACTCGCCGTATCGATTTAGTTATTGGTGTAGGCTACGATGCTGACTTACGTAAAACAAAAGAAGTATTGCAGTCAGTACTTGACGCAGAGACTCGTTTACTTAAAGATCCAGCTTATACTGTTGCAGTTTCTGAACTTGCAGACTCAAGCGTAAACTTTATTGTGCGTCCTTGGGTTAACTCTGGTGACTACTGGCCAACGTATTGGGCATTGCTAGAGAACATTAAAATTGCACTGGATGATGCAGATATTACAATCCCATTTCCACAAATGGATGTACATTTACACAAGCAAGACTAA
- a CDS encoding YdiY family protein yields the protein MKLKLLTLLVAASAATNAFAADAEKKTWEVTSELGAIVTSGNTETTTLKGGLKVLHHLENWNNEYKIDGIYKEDEVEDDNGDKDKQRTNEKYSASAQGNYKLNEKNSHLFIYGSHVSDYFGAYRTESVISAGYGLRLIDQPDMWLNAEFGPGYKFFEYSDDSTQVDDDGNLLAGESDSEVIALGKLDYNWQISDNARFTQLVSVEYGDSNTKTRSETALLTKINGSLQMKVGFNVTNNSDVADDEESTDTETSLTLVYSF from the coding sequence ATGAAATTAAAGCTTTTAACACTTTTAGTTGCAGCCTCTGCTGCAACTAACGCATTCGCAGCAGACGCAGAGAAAAAAACGTGGGAAGTAACAAGCGAGCTTGGTGCTATTGTTACTAGTGGTAACACTGAAACGACCACGTTAAAAGGCGGTTTAAAGGTATTACATCACCTAGAGAACTGGAATAACGAGTACAAAATCGACGGCATCTATAAAGAAGATGAAGTTGAAGATGACAACGGTGACAAAGACAAGCAGCGTACTAACGAAAAGTACTCAGCATCTGCGCAAGGTAATTACAAATTAAATGAAAAAAATTCTCATTTATTCATTTATGGTTCACACGTTTCAGACTACTTTGGCGCGTATAGAACTGAATCTGTAATTTCTGCTGGTTACGGCTTACGTTTAATTGACCAACCAGATATGTGGTTAAATGCAGAGTTTGGTCCGGGTTACAAGTTTTTTGAATACTCAGACGACAGCACGCAAGTTGATGACGACGGTAACTTACTTGCAGGCGAAAGCGACAGTGAAGTAATTGCTTTAGGTAAGCTTGATTATAACTGGCAAATTTCAGACAACGCACGTTTTACTCAGCTTGTATCGGTTGAGTACGGTGACTCAAACACCAAAACGCGCTCAGAAACTGCATTGCTAACAAAAATCAATGGGTCATTGCAAATGAAAGTGGGTTTTAACGTGACCAACAACTCAGATGTTGCTGATGACGAAGAAAGCACAGATACAGAAACGTCATTAACGTTGGTTTACAGTTTTTAA
- a CDS encoding FecR family protein codes for MKHLIPVLTTLLCVSFCSQASTTAAGKTILARGAVLATDAESTQQRALKRRDVVYGVDKITTGEKSKAQFSMADGGLIALKENSELNIANYEFDKATQQGSASIELIKGGLRSISGVIKKNGGSYNVKTPVGSIGIRGTHFELQLVGADMYVAVWDGAIDLTLENQQVVSLGSNEPFSFAQVTALGDVIKTTQAPAVFAQQIVSIDSNNLAESEPAQVSSTPPPLENNTAADISIADVYAEQQFQAVSDASLVDQIAQRQGIFNYQATSFDVSSSLGEVSDFSMSMSVDFDNGTVPDGEISFNDAGGNWYAAYSGLIDLTKLDLAVTFASHNNNRATGQIDAVFLNDIDTITGDFSLSEINNPAVNANGDFRLEP; via the coding sequence ATGAAACATTTAATTCCGGTATTAACCACCTTACTTTGTGTGAGTTTTTGTTCTCAAGCAAGCACAACAGCTGCAGGAAAAACTATTTTGGCCAGAGGCGCAGTACTTGCTACTGATGCCGAGTCCACACAACAGCGAGCACTTAAGCGACGCGATGTAGTCTATGGTGTTGACAAAATAACAACGGGTGAAAAAAGTAAAGCTCAGTTTTCTATGGCTGATGGTGGTTTAATTGCACTAAAAGAAAACTCTGAATTAAATATAGCCAATTATGAATTTGATAAAGCCACTCAACAAGGTTCTGCATCAATAGAATTAATTAAAGGGGGGCTGCGCTCAATTTCGGGTGTGATTAAAAAGAACGGCGGTTCATATAATGTAAAAACACCTGTAGGCTCAATTGGTATTCGTGGTACTCATTTTGAGCTGCAACTTGTAGGGGCTGATATGTACGTTGCAGTTTGGGATGGCGCTATAGATTTAACATTAGAAAACCAACAAGTTGTTTCTCTTGGAAGCAATGAACCTTTTTCGTTTGCGCAGGTGACTGCTTTGGGTGATGTAATTAAGACAACTCAAGCTCCAGCTGTATTTGCTCAGCAAATAGTCTCTATTGACAGTAATAACCTAGCAGAATCTGAGCCCGCGCAAGTTTCATCAACCCCTCCCCCTTTAGAAAATAACACCGCTGCCGATATATCTATTGCTGATGTATACGCTGAGCAGCAATTTCAAGCTGTTAGCGATGCGTCATTAGTTGATCAGATAGCTCAGCGCCAAGGTATTTTTAATTACCAGGCAACTAGCTTTGATGTGTCTTCGAGCCTAGGAGAAGTTAGTGATTTTTCTATGTCTATGTCGGTAGATTTTGATAACGGCACCGTTCCCGATGGTGAAATTAGTTTTAATGATGCTGGCGGAAATTGGTATGCAGCTTACAGCGGTTTAATTGATTTAACCAAACTTGATTTAGCCGTTACATTTGCTTCTCATAATAATAATAGAGCAACGGGCCAAATTGATGCAGTGTTTTTAAATGACATTGATACCATTACAGGTGACTTTAGCCTGAGTGAAATTAATAACCCCGCCGTAAATGCCAACGGTGACTTTAGATTAGAGCCTTAA
- a CDS encoding Ig-like domain-containing protein: MTAKNLFLLGSMVFLLSACGGSEEASQQASEQLPVELVTPPSSASPINLTGVTGNSIVTKTQVSGAVASSRGVVGTTVANSQATITLSQTNEVIQGNITFLLSVSDPDGINAVNLVLPSVNKSLALCTQTCGTNFEQSVIGLNPYFYGVDPGDLRLEIWITDSLNNQVLADAVTVNWQPYQIVGATAQRDGQTINLAWQENENLNRYNIYLATEAGITTSNINTLENGQQFLSVSGSSFSADNLLADKSYQVLITGVDGSGESGFAELINVAPQGGELNFAPKAINDQFLANEDQTLQGNVLTNDTDEYQGTLYLNTTPLVLPQHGSISLSESGDFTYTPRSNFNGIDAFSYQVINELGMTDTGIVEITINAVNDAPIALDNTYKISADGTLLIGAPGLLNNDSDIDQDLLTLDTTPVSLPSKGTLTLVADGSFEYEGSANMQGADSFQYRIFDAQGAEAIASVTINALDQNSSPTAANDSYTVDEDTTLIVDSSQGLLANDTDPNNDTFTIDDTYSVSPTHGQLQLATDGSFAYIPDANYYGIDEFQYQVIDTLGATATATVTLTINSKPDNPTAQNDEYQFQYNQTLVISAENGLLKNDVNIETGNLSVNTTPVVDVQSGVLTLNADGSFSYQPSTDALDVDSFTYSVSNVQGLTSTAQVVLSKTGSNSPAEANDDEYTLLEDSPATSLNVLENDTDANGDTITLTNVTNTIGIARIVNNKIEYTPEPNYFGEVTLNYTISDRFTDDSPAQSSATATLIIIPVNDAPVAVADSATMQEDAPPILVDVIANDTDIDGDNLTITSVGTEFGSASIIDNKIQYSSTPNTHGVAIVSYSVSDNNGAEATANLHVTISPVNDAPIANADSITITEDATATLINVLSNDTDIDGDILTLSSANSDIGSVSIVNSQIQYTPAENDNGTATVSYTITDGTQSASGILTIAITPVNDAPVANPDTATILEDAASTSINVLGNDTDVDNDPLAISTASASTGSVSVSGSNLVYTPEENFNGQAVINYTLTDGTTTAVGVLTVTVTAVNDAPIANPDTATILEDATATSINVLSNDTDAENDTLSISAVTATSGTVTSASSNVIYTPEANFDGQATVNYTLSDGTDSADGVLTITVTPVNDAPVANPDTATVLEDATTTNINVLSNDTDPENDSIFISGANTNTGSVSVAGSNLAYTPEANFNGQAIVNYTLSDGTDTASGILNITVTPVNDAPVANADTATIDEDTSTTVNVVANDSDTEGDSLTITTVSADSGSATIVANQIQYVPQADYNGTAVVTYTISDGEAATSTTLNITINSVNDAPVANPDTATILEDAAPTSINVLGNDTDVDSDPLAISTASANTGSVSVSGSNLVYTPEENFNGQATINYTLSDGTDTANGVLTITVTPVNDAPIANPDTATILEDAAATNINVLSNDTDEENDTLTISAVTATSGTVTSAGSNVIYTPEANFNGQATVNYTLSDGTDTADGVLTITVTPVNDAPIANPDTATILEDAAATNINVLSNDTDEENDTLTISAVTATSGTVTSSAGDVIYTPEADFNGQAVINYTLSDGTDTANGVLTITVTPVNDAPVANPDTATILEDAAATSINVLSNDTDAENDTLSITSLNADTGSVSSSGNNVVYTPEADFYGQVIVSYILSDGTDTAAGTLTVNITPVNDAPVAQPDTATINEDAPETTIDVISNDTDADATDTLAITAVTADIGAASVENNEIKYTPALNNESTATLTYTLSDGTDEVQGNLTITIVPINDAPTAVNQTFAIGENATDGETIGTVTASDIENDTLTFSLSGGETSLFIIDSNSGLLTVNGNNAFNFETATQHAVNIDITDNGSPNETTTITINVNITDEEDPLIPVEDDTFGRALSEQLDLSSVFSNGEFNDSIELNTNLYFVGYNNNTDTDIIVASFTNTGDINTAFNGNGFKTIDFGEDEKGTAIISGNGELFIGYSSFNGSETEACLLKMSTTGIISTNSGDGNSGTKCTTLASESVINDLEFTDNKIQGVGYSVNGSDKDSLFLKFDVSTLAHESGSPGIVDVSGQNLDDESHAIKNFGNSNLLVVGSSIGEKGDLDATIRYLIPDGNNNGSFNSGDALIFDLSDEEGDDELLAVGGIDAANFNAFLGGYITRSSGEKEAVMISIDNNGNIDESIGNEGIAIYNIDENSGTGDGSALVTGVQYDPMSNQIILSGTTGVEASDDTQNEQLFSARISLSDGALDTSYGSAGINILSNVISHQSANASTIDENGMVWLSGRFNDSSNEPFVTSIRSDASLNTDFSIDGFTSKNDLTVSSNDLSMNALQLQSGEQANKYLSASVAQLNTNNKLVLTRYTSAGIIDSSFSLDGSKALNINVAFKSITLKELSDGSIIIAGTLINGLNEEGFVAKVDQDGYLDENFATDGIYTTGGILNTSINFANVAVDSSGYIVAVGSSTNALSVTRSFAMMLKNDGKLENSFATSGYYYGNINAYFETLYIDENKDIYIAGKQVSGSDSQLIMLKIDDDANEIFTYTDSRSSANISNRAAKILVDSAANLYLVGNEGTTPNQVVIIKLQPDGSEDTSFATSGVGQYQLASSSDIKVTDAAIDTTGNIILSGMSDSKGLIARILANGTIDTLFGENTLGYYQANQCDGTHQFTSMLLQTDTQVVLSSTCFENASNNVSLSKFNFYPDGVKP; encoded by the coding sequence ATGACAGCAAAGAACCTTTTTTTGCTTGGTTCGATGGTTTTTTTGCTTAGTGCGTGTGGAGGCTCTGAAGAGGCCTCTCAACAAGCCTCAGAACAACTTCCTGTAGAACTAGTTACACCACCCTCTTCTGCTTCGCCAATAAACCTTACAGGTGTAACGGGTAACTCCATTGTTACTAAAACACAAGTGTCGGGGGCTGTGGCCTCTAGCAGAGGAGTTGTAGGCACAACGGTTGCAAACTCTCAGGCTACAATTACTCTTTCGCAAACTAATGAAGTTATACAGGGTAATATCACATTTTTACTTAGCGTTTCTGATCCCGATGGTATTAACGCAGTAAATTTAGTACTTCCGAGCGTAAATAAAAGCTTAGCGCTATGCACACAAACATGTGGAACAAATTTTGAGCAGTCTGTTATTGGGTTAAACCCTTACTTTTATGGCGTTGATCCTGGTGACCTACGATTAGAGATATGGATTACCGATAGCCTTAACAATCAGGTACTTGCTGACGCAGTAACTGTTAATTGGCAACCCTATCAAATAGTAGGCGCGACTGCACAGCGAGACGGCCAAACGATTAATTTAGCATGGCAAGAAAACGAAAACTTAAACCGCTACAATATTTACTTAGCAACCGAAGCTGGCATTACCACCAGCAATATAAATACGCTAGAAAATGGCCAACAGTTTTTAAGTGTATCTGGCTCTAGTTTTAGTGCGGACAACCTTCTAGCAGATAAAAGCTATCAAGTTTTAATAACTGGTGTAGATGGCAGTGGCGAAAGTGGCTTTGCAGAATTAATTAACGTAGCACCGCAAGGAGGAGAGTTAAACTTTGCGCCAAAAGCGATTAACGATCAATTTTTAGCTAATGAAGATCAAACCTTGCAAGGCAATGTTTTAACTAACGACACTGATGAGTACCAAGGAACTCTTTATTTAAACACAACTCCTTTAGTTCTCCCTCAGCATGGCAGTATTTCACTCAGCGAAAGTGGTGATTTTACTTATACGCCACGATCTAACTTTAACGGCATTGATGCATTTAGTTACCAAGTAATTAACGAGCTTGGGATGACAGATACCGGTATTGTAGAAATAACGATTAATGCTGTAAACGATGCTCCTATAGCCCTTGATAACACTTACAAAATAAGCGCTGACGGCACGTTATTAATTGGCGCGCCCGGCTTATTAAATAACGACAGCGATATAGACCAAGATCTACTTACTCTAGATACAACGCCTGTTAGCCTACCGAGTAAAGGTACTCTTACACTTGTTGCTGATGGCAGCTTTGAATATGAAGGTAGCGCAAATATGCAAGGCGCGGATAGTTTTCAATACCGTATTTTTGATGCTCAAGGTGCTGAGGCTATTGCAAGTGTTACAATTAATGCATTGGATCAAAATAGCTCGCCTACTGCTGCAAACGATAGCTATACTGTGGATGAAGATACCACACTTATAGTTGATTCAAGCCAAGGTTTACTTGCTAACGACACAGACCCTAATAACGATACTTTCACCATTGATGATACTTATAGTGTTTCACCTACTCATGGGCAATTACAATTAGCTACCGATGGTAGCTTTGCATATATTCCTGATGCTAACTACTACGGTATTGATGAATTTCAATACCAAGTGATCGACACTTTAGGTGCCACAGCAACGGCAACAGTAACACTTACAATAAATAGCAAGCCCGATAACCCTACTGCCCAAAATGATGAATACCAATTTCAGTACAATCAAACACTGGTTATTTCAGCTGAAAATGGCTTGCTTAAAAACGATGTAAACATAGAGACTGGTAATCTTAGCGTTAATACAACGCCTGTAGTTGACGTGCAAAGCGGAGTTTTAACACTCAACGCTGATGGGTCGTTTTCTTATCAACCCAGTACAGATGCATTAGATGTTGATAGTTTTACCTATTCGGTATCGAATGTTCAAGGATTAACATCAACAGCACAAGTTGTTTTAAGTAAAACAGGCTCAAATTCCCCCGCTGAAGCTAATGACGATGAATATACCTTATTAGAAGACAGCCCAGCTACTTCACTAAACGTATTAGAAAACGATACCGATGCCAACGGCGATACAATTACCCTTACTAATGTTACAAATACAATAGGCATTGCACGCATTGTAAACAATAAAATTGAGTATACGCCTGAGCCCAATTACTTTGGTGAAGTAACTTTAAACTATACAATTTCTGATCGTTTTACTGATGACTCGCCGGCTCAAAGCAGCGCAACAGCTACCCTTATTATTATACCGGTTAATGATGCCCCCGTTGCGGTGGCTGATAGCGCCACCATGCAAGAAGATGCACCGCCAATTTTAGTAGATGTAATCGCCAACGATACTGATATAGACGGTGATAACTTAACTATAACAAGTGTTGGTACCGAATTTGGCTCAGCTAGTATTATTGATAACAAAATTCAGTACAGCTCTACACCTAACACTCATGGTGTGGCAATTGTATCGTATAGTGTATCCGATAATAACGGCGCAGAAGCAACGGCTAATTTACACGTAACCATTTCGCCAGTTAATGATGCACCAATAGCCAATGCCGATAGCATTACTATTACAGAAGATGCTACTGCTACCTTAATAAATGTATTAAGTAACGACACCGATATAGATGGCGACATCTTAACTCTTAGCTCTGCTAACAGTGATATTGGTAGTGTCTCAATTGTAAATTCTCAAATTCAATACACTCCCGCAGAAAACGATAATGGCACTGCAACAGTTAGCTATACAATAACCGATGGTACGCAAAGTGCTTCGGGGATACTCACAATAGCAATTACCCCCGTTAACGATGCGCCGGTAGCAAATCCTGATACCGCAACCATTTTAGAAGATGCTGCATCAACGAGTATTAACGTGCTTGGTAACGACACCGATGTAGACAACGATCCCCTTGCTATTAGTACAGCAAGTGCAAGCACCGGCTCAGTATCGGTGTCTGGCAGTAACCTAGTTTACACACCTGAGGAAAACTTTAACGGTCAAGCCGTTATAAATTACACGCTAACTGACGGCACAACTACCGCCGTAGGTGTGCTTACAGTAACTGTAACAGCAGTCAACGATGCACCGATTGCCAACCCAGATACAGCCACTATTTTAGAAGATGCCACAGCAACAAGTATAAATGTGCTGAGTAACGATACAGATGCAGAAAACGACACACTTTCTATTAGTGCTGTAACTGCCACATCGGGTACAGTGACAAGCGCTAGTAGTAATGTAATTTACACGCCTGAGGCCAATTTTGATGGTCAAGCCACGGTAAATTACACCCTAAGTGATGGCACCGATTCAGCAGATGGCGTATTAACTATTACCGTAACACCAGTCAACGATGCACCGGTTGCCAACCCAGATACAGCCACTGTTTTAGAAGATGCCACAACAACAAACATTAACGTATTAAGTAATGATACAGACCCTGAAAATGACTCGATTTTTATTAGCGGCGCAAATACAAATACGGGTAGTGTTTCAGTAGCTGGTAGCAACCTTGCTTATACTCCTGAAGCCAACTTTAACGGCCAAGCAATTGTAAATTATACCCTTAGCGATGGTACCGATACAGCTTCTGGGATACTTAATATTACGGTTACACCAGTAAACGATGCGCCTGTAGCAAATGCCGACACAGCCACAATAGATGAAGACACCTCTACGACTGTAAATGTAGTTGCTAATGATTCTGACACAGAGGGCGACTCACTCACCATCACCACGGTTTCTGCTGACTCTGGAAGCGCAACCATTGTGGCGAATCAAATACAATATGTACCGCAAGCTGACTATAACGGCACTGCAGTTGTGACCTATACAATTAGTGACGGTGAGGCGGCTACATCCACTACGCTCAATATCACAATTAATTCAGTGAACGATGCGCCGGTAGCAAACCCTGATACCGCAACCATTTTAGAAGATGCTGCGCCAACGAGTATTAACGTGCTTGGTAACGACACCGATGTAGACAGCGATCCCCTTGCTATTAGTACAGCAAGTGCAAACACCGGCTCAGTATCGGTGTCTGGCAGTAACCTAGTTTACACACCTGAGGAAAACTTTAACGGTCAAGCCACGATAAATTACACCCTAAGTGATGGCACCGATACAGCAAATGGCGTATTAACTATTACCGTAACGCCAGTCAACGATGCACCGATTGCCAACCCAGATACAGCCACTATTTTAGAAGATGCCGCAGCAACAAATATAAATGTGTTAAGTAACGACACTGATGAAGAGAACGATACTCTCACTATAAGTGCTGTAACTGCCACATCGGGCACAGTGACAAGCGCTGGTAGTAATGTAATTTACACGCCTGAGGCCAATTTTAATGGTCAAGCCACGGTAAATTACACCCTAAGTGATGGCACCGACACAGCAGATGGCGTATTAACAATTACGGTAACACCAGTCAACGATGCACCGATTGCCAATCCAGATACAGCCACTATTTTAGAAGATGCCGCAGCAACAAATATAAATGTGTTAAGTAACGACACTGATGAAGAGAACGATACTCTCACTATAAGTGCTGTAACTGCTACATCGGGCACCGTGACAAGCTCTGCAGGTGATGTGATTTATACACCAGAAGCCGACTTTAACGGCCAAGCAGTTATAAATTACACCCTAAGTGATGGCACCGATACAGCAAATGGCGTATTAACTATTACAGTAACACCAGTCAACGATGCGCCGGTTGCCAACCCTGATACTGCTACTATTTTAGAAGATGCCGCAGCAACAAGTATAAATGTGCTGAGTAACGATACAGATGCAGAAAACGACACACTTTCTATTACTTCCTTAAATGCTGATACAGGCTCAGTTTCTAGCTCTGGCAACAACGTTGTTTACACGCCTGAAGCTGATTTTTATGGTCAAGTAATTGTAAGTTATATCCTAAGCGACGGCACTGACACTGCTGCGGGGACATTGACCGTTAATATAACCCCTGTAAATGATGCACCTGTAGCGCAACCTGATACAGCAACAATTAATGAAGATGCCCCAGAAACAACGATTGACGTTATAAGTAACGACACAGATGCAGATGCAACCGATACCCTAGCTATAACAGCCGTTACAGCGGATATTGGTGCAGCGAGCGTTGAAAATAATGAAATTAAATATACCCCCGCCTTAAATAACGAAAGCACAGCAACACTCACCTACACATTAAGTGATGGTACTGATGAGGTGCAAGGGAATTTAACCATTACCATTGTACCAATTAACGATGCTCCAACGGCAGTAAACCAAACCTTTGCTATTGGTGAAAATGCCACAGATGGAGAAACAATTGGTACTGTAACAGCGTCTGATATTGAAAATGATACCCTCACTTTTAGCCTAAGCGGAGGCGAAACTTCATTATTTATTATTGATAGCAATAGCGGGTTGTTAACCGTAAATGGCAACAATGCGTTTAATTTTGAAACAGCTACACAGCACGCCGTTAATATAGATATTACCGATAATGGCTCTCCAAATGAAACGACCACAATAACCATTAATGTAAATATTACAGATGAAGAAGACCCATTAATTCCTGTGGAAGATGATACATTTGGACGAGCGCTTAGCGAACAGTTAGATCTTTCGAGCGTTTTTTCAAATGGTGAATTTAACGATAGCATTGAGCTTAACACTAACCTTTATTTTGTGGGTTACAATAACAACACAGATACAGATATTATTGTGGCCTCTTTCACTAATACTGGCGATATAAATACAGCGTTTAATGGTAATGGCTTTAAAACTATAGATTTTGGTGAAGACGAAAAAGGCACCGCTATAATCTCTGGCAATGGTGAGCTGTTTATAGGTTATTCAAGCTTTAATGGCTCAGAAACCGAAGCATGTTTATTAAAAATGAGTACTACAGGTATTATTAGTACTAACTCAGGTGATGGTAACTCCGGTACTAAATGTACAACACTTGCTAGTGAATCTGTAATAAATGACCTTGAGTTTACCGACAATAAAATACAAGGCGTTGGTTACTCGGTAAATGGCTCAGACAAAGACAGTTTATTCCTAAAATTTGATGTATCAACCCTCGCTCATGAATCGGGAAGCCCTGGTATAGTGGATGTAAGTGGCCAAAACCTTGATGATGAATCGCATGCGATTAAAAACTTTGGTAACTCTAATTTACTTGTAGTGGGCAGCAGCATAGGTGAAAAAGGTGATTTAGATGCAACCATCAGATACCTTATTCCTGATGGCAACAATAATGGAAGCTTTAACTCTGGCGATGCGCTTATATTCGATTTATCGGACGAAGAAGGTGACGATGAGCTACTTGCAGTTGGCGGAATAGACGCAGCTAACTTTAATGCCTTTTTAGGGGGATATATTACTCGCTCTTCAGGTGAGAAAGAGGCTGTCATGATCTCAATTGATAACAATGGCAATATTGATGAAAGTATAGGGAATGAAGGAATTGCCATATATAACATTGATGAAAATTCGGGTACTGGTGACGGCAGTGCGTTAGTTACTGGTGTGCAATACGACCCTATGAGTAATCAAATAATCCTCTCAGGTACTACAGGTGTTGAAGCCTCTGATGACACTCAAAATGAGCAACTATTTTCAGCGCGAATCTCTCTATCTGATGGCGCGCTTGACACAAGCTACGGCAGTGCAGGCATAAACATCCTCTCTAACGTTATCAGTCATCAATCTGCTAATGCATCAACTATTGATGAAAATGGCATGGTGTGGCTATCAGGCAGATTTAACGATTCATCTAATGAGCCTTTTGTAACATCAATAAGGAGTGATGCGAGTTTAAATACCGACTTTTCAATTGATGGCTTTACAAGCAAAAATGATTTGACTGTTAGCTCTAACGATCTCTCTATGAATGCATTACAACTACAAAGCGGCGAGCAAGCGAATAAGTACTTAAGTGCCTCCGTTGCCCAACTTAATACTAATAATAAACTAGTGCTCACTCGCTATACCAGTGCAGGCATTATTGATAGCAGCTTTAGCCTTGATGGTAGTAAAGCCCTAAATATTAATGTTGCGTTTAAAAGCATTACATTAAAAGAGCTTAGCGATGGCAGTATTATTATTGCTGGAACACTCATAAACGGTTTAAACGAAGAAGGCTTTGTAGCAAAAGTAGACCAAGACGGTTACCTAGATGAAAACTTTGCAACCGATGGTATTTATACAACTGGAGGTATTTTGAATACCAGTATTAACTTTGCAAATGTAGCGGTAGATAGCAGTGGCTATATTGTTGCTGTAGGCTCTTCAACTAATGCTTTAAGTGTTACGCGTTCTTTTGCAATGATGTTAAAAAACGATGGTAAATTAGAAAATAGTTTTGCTACCAGTGGTTATTATTATGGCAATATAAATGCGTATTTTGAAACACTCTATATAGATGAAAATAAAGATATTTATATTGCAGGTAAGCAAGTATCTGGCAGTGACTCGCAATTAATAATGCTAAAAATAGACGATGATGCTAACGAGATATTTACCTATACCGACAGCCGCTCTTCAGCAAATATTAGCAATAGAGCAGCAAAAATACTTGTCGATAGTGCGGCAAACCTCTATTTGGTTGGTAATGAAGGCACTACGCCAAACCAAGTGGTGATCATTAAGTTACAACCCGATGGTAGCGAAGATACAAGCTTTGCCACTAGTGGGGTGGGGCAATATCAATTAGCATCAAGTTCTGATATTAAAGTTACCGATGCGGCGATTGATACTACAGGTAATATAATTTTATCAGGCATGAGTGATTCTAAAGGTTTGATTGCACGCATATTAGCTAATGGCACTATCGACACCTTATTTGGAGAAAATACGCTTGGTTACTATCAGGCCAATCAATGCGATGGCACACATCAGTTTACATCAATGCTTTTACAAACAGATACCCAAGTGGTACTTAGCAGTACATGCTTTGAAAATGCCTCTAATAATGTCAGCCTATCTAAGTTTAACTTTTACCCTGATGGAGTTAAGCCCTAA